The sequence TAATGCAAACGAAAACATCAAGCTAATGCGTTTACGTTACTTTTACTCTTATTCTCATCTCAGATTCATAAAATTATCGATAGAAAAATAATGATGTTTAGAGAGGAAACGGTGGGTTCGGTTAGCGCACGTCACAGCGCCACCAGCACCACTGGCACCAGAATTTCAGCATCGGTCAACAAAGTTCTAGTTGCAGTTAAGGCAGAGAAGATAATCTCCAATACCGCACTAGCGTGGGCTCTCACTCACGTTGTTCACTCCTCCGACTCCATCACCCTTCTTGCTGTTTATTCCGTCGAGAAATCTGGTACGCTCTCTCAGCCTTGTNNNNNNNNNNNNNNNNNNNNNNNNNNNNNNNNNNNNNNNNNNNNNNNNNNNNNNGTAATTTGTTCTAACGATTTGATGAACCTGGAATGAATTTAATTTTTCAGGTAGAAGGTTCTGGAACTTTTCAAGGTTGCGTGGAGATTGTTCTAGCGGAATAGGTGCTGGGAAGTTGCCGGAGAGGATTTCCGATATATCAGAATCTTGTGCTCAGATGGTGCTTCAGTTGCACAATCAAATTGAGGTAAATAAATTATTCCaaactttttaaaataataaaatgaaataatgAAGCTAGGCGCCTCACGAAATTTTGTCGTCGTATTAAATTGGGATTTGCGAGTTATTACTATAGTAAAAAaagaatttaatattaaaaaattcagCGAACGTGAAACAAATTTTAATGTAtttgaaatttttcaaatttttattactTAAACGTAAAGCAATTAAATGATCGATATTAGTTTAGCGTTTGGATAAAAAAGTACGTCCAATCATTTTGAATATCAGAATTTGTTgtttgtctctttttttttttttttctaaagacAAACATAACTTCtgtgttttaattcttgtttactAGAAATAACTAAGCTTAGTTTTTATGTTTGCCTTCAAttattaaattgaaaaataattgaaaaaaaatattatttttctgttaattttgccATTCGATtttatttgtaataaaaaaattaagaataattatcagaatttttgtatttttttcatgGTCatgttttataaataaataattttttgtactattatttttagtattcttttatatgttttgattttttttaatcaattttttatttattttgtttgttcATAGTAAtatgtttttttataatttttttttatattctctaatgcatattgttaaaaaaaatataatttaaaatgatataaatgaacatttttttagtaatttttatctaaacataattttaaataatataatccaaacaacattaaTTTTGCTATAatctattttaatataaaattaccaaacataaatcacattAATACTAACCCACTTTCTatcaaaataaatttataaaatcaatttaatACAAATTCTCATTTACAAAACTTTAGTTCAAACACACGCCTCATCTTCCATAAATTTTCCTTACTAATTTGGTTTTCCATTTGTCTTCCCCCAAAATCATGCATGAATTTATACTTAAAATATTAATCGATTCTTTTACTCTTACCACTATTGAGAATTGATGCGCACACTATTGAGAATGAAACTTAAATTATTAATAGATTCTTTTACTCTTACCACGTAAAACAGTATTTATGGTAGTCTGATCTATGAACaaatatccttttttttttttttctcaaatctttttctcAGTAACGTGTCAGAATAGAGGAAGCTTCAGTTCTGATCTTTGCCAAGCTGTACTGCTGTACCAGCTTGACTGTAGTTTGTTTCATTTGCATGTGCTTTGCAAATCTTGCCTTGGTAAACAACATGCATTAATAATTGCACATGCATAAAGTTTTCACGAACTAGAcaacaatatttaataaaattaaagaggAGGTAGCAACTAGCAAGGGGAAAACGCTATTAGAACTATAATTTTACGCAATTAGCTTAAAAAGATATTTGGAATGTAGAATTAACTTCAGGGATCATGAAATTAAAGCATGTTAGTAATGTGTAATAAAAGATGAATAGTTCAATGATTAGCCATATGCTATATATCCTTACAAGAGTTCAAAACTTCAAATTACAAAAAAGACACACAAATAATTCCCACAGTGAACCTTATGGGTACAACCTTACAAGTGACAAATTAGATTGCACACAAGGAGGTGAAACCTTTTCAGTTCTCACTAATCATGTAAATGGATACTAATAAGTGCTGATGAAATATATAAATTCAGGTTAGGGTGAAGATTAAGGTGGTAACTGGTACTCCAAGTGGTGCTGTAGCAGCTGAAGCCAGATGGAGTGGCTCCCATTGGGTCATACTGGACAAGTAATTTAACATGAAAAATGTATTTCTTTTTTCTAAGCTATTATAGCTCATTTAATTGACTGCTTGTACATGCATACCCCTTCAATATTAACAAACTAGCATTTGTTTTCAACTATCAATCATGCAGAGCAACCAAGTAGAACTTTTCAGTGCCTTATGCCAAAATCATACTTTGTTATATAACTTAACCTTATTTTCTGAAACAGGAAGTTAAAGCAAGAGGTGAAGCATTGCATGGATGAACTCAACTGTAGCATTGTGGTGATGAATGCCTCAAAACCAAAAGTTCTCAGGCTTAACTTAGCATGCTCTGATGAACTCCAAACTCCATTTTTCTCCTCTGCTTCTTCACCGGATATAGCAATTGGAAAGCTCAAAGGCCGCAGATTGAAGCATTCAACCCCAGTTAGTAGCCCTGAAGAACCAGCTACTTCTGCCACTAGAACCATCGGTGTTTACTCAGAGTCAAGTTCTGATTCAATGGCTTCTCTTTTCCAAGTCTATGAGCAAAATCCTCTGTATGAGGGTCAGGGACTGCACGAAAAAAGAGCATACAAACCAATCAATGAGCCAAAAGAGTTCAACTTTGATTTGGAAAAGGATTTGGGGACACATTCAATCCCATATGTGTCAAGTGATGATAACAAGGATGTATTTTGGATTCCTGAGAACAGAGTTATCCAAAGAACCAAATCTCCAACTTCCAAAACACTACTTGAGAATTTTATGCACTGTGATCAAGAAATGAAAAGGACAAATAATGAACTTGGGTTTAAACAATCTCAAAGCAGAGTTTACGCTTCCAACTTGGGCAACAGAGGTAATGCCACCATTCCTATGGGCAGAACTTCGTGTATACCTCCTCCCTTGTGCTCTCAGTGTCAGAACAAAGCACCAGTGTTTGGAAAGCCTCCTAGACAGTTTTCTTACAAGGAGATAGAGGAAGCTACTGATATGTTCTCGAATGCAAATTTTCTAGCTGAAGGTGGATTTGGTGTTGTTCACAAGGGAATTCTCAGAGATGGCCAGGTTGTTGCTGTGAAACAGTTAAAGTTTGGAGGCTCTCAAGCTGATCTTGATTTCTGCAGGGAAGTTCGTGTTTTGAGCTGTGCACAACACAGAAATGTTGTGTTGTTGATAGGATTTTGTGTAGAGGCCAATTTGAGGATATTAGTCTATGAATACATATGCAATGGTTCCTTGGACCTTTACTTACATGGTATGCCTCAATTTCCTTCATTTCAAGTTTGATTATGGATCCTTGGACCTTTACTTACACGGCTATTAATTCATTTTACATATTATGAGTTTCTCTTTCAGTTCTTTGCACTTGtatttgaatgttcttctgaATAATCCAACAAAAAGTTCATATCAAagtttatttctttctatattgACAGGAGATGGGAATACCCCCTTGGATTGGAACTCACGGTTAAAGATAGCGATTGGAGCTGCAAGAGGATTACGCTACCTTCATGAAGATTGCAGAGTTGGTTGCATAGTGCACAGAGACTTTCGACCCAGAAATATTCTCTTAACGCATGACTTTGAGCCTTTGGTAGCTTAATTACCTGGCCGTTCTGCATTCTGTAGTGTGTGAattggtggaaactcaggtgcaatcGACGGCTCTCAGTTAtcacttcacgtgaagtcgactgcacctgagttttcaccgtgTGATTTTAAGAATAAGTAGCTTTAAACATGATCGTTTCGCATTCATTCAGGTGGCTGATTTTGGGCTTGCTAGATGGCACTCAGAATGGAATATAAACACTGAACAAGATCGAGTTGTAGGAACGTCAGGGTAATTATCTCTATTTATACATAATTTCATGTTATATAACACCGTTACGTTGTTGTTAATTTTTGCATAAACCTATACAGGTATCTTGCACCTGAATATCTTGAAGCTGGAAATCTTACATATAAAGTAGATGTATATGCATTTGGCATTGTTTTACTAGAGTTAATAACAGGTCGAAGAATTAGTGAGTTGGAACAATTTAATGGCCACTCGTTTCTTTCTGAATGGTTTCATCCTATACGCATGTTAGAGGCAGATCATATATTGCAAAACGTTCGGTCTCTTAATCCATACTTGGGGTTTGAGGCGTCATTGGAATTTAACTTTGAATTACAAGCCATGGCAAGAGCTGCTTCATTGTGTCTACGTCTGGATCCTGATGCCAGACCTCCAATGTCTAAGGTATGCATAAGGCTTAACatgtttttagtttcttgcaaATTATGGACTGAAAAATGAAAATGCTTCTTATATATACTTGTAGATCCTGAGAGTACTGGAAGGGGGTGATGCAGTTCGTCCTATTGGTTTAGACTTCAATTCAGTTGGTAATAGAAGTGGCCATTTAAGTGGTTTGAGTTCTCACACTCCACATAAAGGTACAATAAGTCATTCTCGTAGGCTATCACATTGATCACATAGAAACATTCACACAAGCAAAGTTTCACTTATTGGTATAAGGAAAAACTCAATTGTCAAAGATAATGCCCTTGACACTTGTTATTTGTGGTTTTCTCCTCAACATAGTTAATTATTATGGTGAATGAAATGCTTTTTCATCTCAACATCCCctctcctatatatatataaattttttttggtgtCTTCCTTTATAATATTATGTCTGATGTAATACATAATAGTGAGAGAGTAATTCAAAGAGATGAGATGGGGGCATCAAAATATGGGCCGGGCTGGGCCTTTCAAGGCCCATCACAAAACAATATGCAGTTATACACACTAGGCTAACTGAATCACCACCGTTCATACACCCAGAGCGGTTTGTTTCAGTTATTTTCTGTTATTGCTCCGGCACGAAGAAGAGTAGCTACTAACAGATTCAGCAAATGGTATTGAATCTGAATCAGAAAACATACGGTGGTGGCGCTGCTGCTCCTGATTATCACCACCTCCAACATCAGCAACGCTCCATACCTTTACAGAATTATCCAAGCTCCCACTGTACAACACCCACCGCCTCTCACCACCACGCGCCTTCGCCTCCTTGTCTTCCTCCACCGCCAGACACTTCACTGGACCCTCGTGCCCCGTCAACATCGACACGCACGTGTGGATCGTTCCCTCCTTCTTCCACACGCAGATCGTCTTGTCGGCGGATCCGCTGAAAACTAAGGTTCCGGCAGCGGCGAGGCATAGGACGGCTAGTTTGTGGCCTTTAAGGACGCCGCCATGGGCGAAGTTATTGTTACTGTCCCAGAAGTTGACGAGACCGTCGGAGGAGCCGCAGTAGAGGGTAGAGAAGGAGGCATCGAGGGTGAGGGCGGTGACGGCGGATTCTTGCTTGAGCAGGGTTTGTGCATTGGTGTGTTTGGTGCACTTGGTGGAGCGGGAGGAGGGAGTTTCCCGCTTCCACATCTTGACGGTTCCATCGGCGGAGCCGGAGAAGACGAGGCCATCGACGCCGCACACCACGGAGTTCACCGTATCTTGGTGAGCCGGGATGGATTCCATGCACCTCTTGTCGGAGATGCGCCACACCTGTTATTTTTGTTAGTGCATCATTTGCATGGGTCACACACACTACCAATAAAATAATGACACTTAaccataatttttaattattaattttattggaaGAAAATTTGACATCAATTTTTacttaaaataaaagtgaaaagtcgactttacgtgaaattgatagctgtcattagatgaaaatttagtcaaattagtcaaacCATATAACGACtatcaggtgcagtcgactttaccTGAAATTAATAGCTgtcattagatgaaaatttagtcaaatcagtcaaaccaTATAACGACTATCagctatcaactttacgtgaagtcgactgcgaCTGAGTTTCcacctaaaataaaataataagtggAAAATAAGACGTTACCTTTATGCTTTTATCCCACGAAGCTGAATAGAGCAATGTTTTACAATGAGAAAGGCTTAAGGCGGAAACTGCATCAGAATGCTTAATCCAAAGTGCTGAACGATTTTTCCGAACTTCAATGTAGTTACTTGGTTTGAGAGAACTCTTGAGTATATCTTTCAACGTTGGCAACGTTCCTGCGCGTTTGTGAACATTTGGTGCCTTAGGGTTAACCTTCCAAACTCGAATTTTACCATCTTGGTGACCCGTGAAGATTTTATGTCCAGATATTATGATGGCCTTAACCAAACCACTGTTTGATTTGAAGCCACAGAATTCTTGGAGGTTCTTCCACACACGGATGTTCTTGCTCTCTGAGCCAGTGTAAAGGAGGTTACCGGTGGCAGCCAAGGAGTATATGTGTCCCTCCTCGCGGACCAGGGAGCCGAGGAGAGCACTTTGTGCGGTGCTTTCGCCGCCTTGGGAGCATAATTCCTTTGAGAATCGCGAATTTGCGGTTTGGTTCCATGGTGACATCTATTGCCAAAATTATGTCAATGTTAGATGAAATTAAGTGATACATTTTTATTTAAAGGTTTTGTTTTGAAATAATTTAAAATCGTGCTATGGAACTAATGGAGCTAATGACTTATTTGTACAATAGGTATatatgagttacaaaataaaCATTATCCATAATATTaagaattaaactaattttagagTTCACCAAGAATtgaactcttgaccttttggaTCTAGAACTCTGAAATTatatcatgataccactcatcccagaaACTTACACCAAtaaaaaaaggtaacactaattgTTATATCTTTAATACTCGCTAAACCTCAATtatataaatattccattggctccccgTACTTTCTCATCAAttatatatagtttttttttttccaaatagaAAAAACGAACACACTTACCGTCAATGGGGATCCCTCGCCGCTGAGGCGGCCAGGATCATAGTAAGGGCTCATAGGGGAGGCGGCGGTGTTGGATTGCATGGAAAGCTCATTGTCCGATAAGAAGTCGGCCGAGGGCGTCCGTTCCGAGTGGATTCCCGCCGGGGGACGCGAGACACCGGTGGCTTCTTCCCCATCCCCTCTCATAGCCATTTAAATTTTGTTGATATTTCTACTTTGTTATGGAACTATATATTGTTGTTCCTCATTCACCACTCTATAGGACAAGCACAAGAAAACGGAACAACAACAAAAAGTTTGTCGTCAATGGTTTGAACGAGCACCGAAAAATTCAATCTGCGGAAAAACAATTGAGAAATGGAGAATTTGAATGGTTGGTTGGCGAAGAGAATTTGCAGGGAAAATGAAGGAATATGCAAATTGCACTACTAATGAAAGCAGAGGGAAGAGAGTGGAAGGTATAAATACATCTCTATATATACACGGTGCATATGAATTGCTCAATAGTATGCTGCCACGTATgagaatttaatatttaaaaatgggttgaaataacaagaaatattaataattttaaattcctTGATATTCGGGTTTATTGGGTAAAATATAGGGAAGTGGCAATAATGTGTGGGAATAGTTTGTGTTTTCTATTTTTGGATAGGTGAGTAATGTTTCTTTCTAACTTCCAATATAATAATGTGTTTACAAGTGGAAAATGTTTATTGTTTGTCATATTATTTTCTGACATGTGATTAACATAAAGATAATAATATGTTTCAATGTTTGATTGGTCCAGCAAGGGCTACCTAGATCTTTTTCTTGCTAAGAATTTATAAGTTTAAATTTTCAATCGAGTTtgtgaataaatttttgaataaaTTTAGGGCAAGCAACTTATTaagaaattatatttatttaagcatAACAAGTTATAGATATAAAAAAGGTGGTTCATACAAACCGGTTACTGCTCAACTTTTTTAGATATCATGCTAATTCGTTAAAAATATACAATGCAACAAAAGCAAAGATAATATATCTTATTAGCTTTTTGAACTCTAAACTATAAATACTACAAAGCAATAACACACACCTTTTTCTAAAGTTTTATTTGCTTAAACAATTGAAGAGAAGAGACCATTACTAAGCTAGTCTAGCGTCATAGGGTTTCTCTTTTAAGTGTAAAGTAGTAAACTATCTAAATTCTCATGCAATCTTATCTTTGTTTTAAGCTTAAGTCAAATGATTAATTAGAAGAGAGTCACTCATATAATTAATTAAACCGTGCatattatttttatgaaaattaaatcaaacaaattaaTTTAACTAAAATTCAATGAACTAAATTTTGAAtcgatctaaattaatatttttttatagaaaataattataatatttttattataaaaaatgaataaaatattttcCCTAATTAGAAACGTTAATGTTTAAATTAGTTACTTTTCTCTAGTTGCATGCTCTCTCCCAACCACATAAACAGTTTCACACATTATTTGAGAACAAATGCATTATCATTATTGCGTTACTACATATAGTCATATATACAAACTTCCGGAGATGGGTGTTGAGTTGGATTCTATATTCTAACTCTTTACATTTTTACCAACTGTTTCCTTATGATTGGTTGAGAAAAAAAAAGGCACGTCAATATTTGAGGTGAAATAAATTAGATCTTATTTAACTTGATTCCATATCTTATAATaattaaagaatttaattttaatatagtgTAAAAAATTTTATCTGATCATCTACTCAGATTAATATGTTTAAatgattttttaattaataaataaaaaataattatttttattaatataataatatataattagttgtttatataaaattattttaatacagaaaaattaaattaataaatgaatcataatataattaaattaacaTATATCCCTTGTCCTAAATATAGATAGCATATAAATAAACAAACTCTTTGCTATATAGGACTAGAAGAGTGTCCTTTCGGCGAGAGGAAGCTTCTTGAAAGTACTAACATGGTTTTATTCATTGAAAGTTAATGAATTATGGAGTTTGGGTCTATATAAGGTAGGGGCGGTGAGAATTATACATTCCTCAAATGTTACTTCACTAGCTTGTAGTAGTTACATTTTCTCTTTGTAGATGAACAAGATATGCCATTAAAAAATATTGGAGTTTCTAGTTCTTATATCGATTTCCATTTCCAACATAACTTCATTCCGTTAATGATGAGAACTTCACATGGAGCATTCTTGGGTTCTTTCTTTCTATTATATTACTCCTATAGTTTTGCTTCAAATACAAGCTATTCAAAATACAaagatggaaaaagaaaaatagacaaTCTGATGattagtttggtaaaatttttatttttttaaagtaatttaTGAAAGTTGATTTTTaatagataattttttaaaagttgtagcatctatatttggtaaattaaattaaaaataatttttaataagtaAAAGTAACAACAAATNNNNNNNNNNNNNNNNNNNNNNNNNNNNNNNNNNNNNNNNNNNNNNNNNNNNNNNNNNNNNNNNNNNNNNNNNNNNNNNNNNNNNNNNNNNNNNNNNNNNNNNNNNNNNNNNNNNNNNNNNNNNNNNNNNNNNAAGTACGTAGCTATGTTAAATGGAGAAGGAGAATGGCATAGCAAGCACGCAATAATCAAACTTGGGTTTAATTTCTTTTCTCATTTGGAAAAAAGAAAACTTTCTTTTCACTCCATTCTGGTTGCCTTCAAAcagttaaaaaatatatataaatatataaagaaaaagaagctTTATATATTTCGGTTGCTACAATATATCTCTATCTCATTGCTCATCATGAATACTAAAATTATATTGAATATTGAGTAATAGAACATTTCGGTGGAGAAAGCATACTTTCATATGTAGAAATTTATTATGTATATCTCGGTNNNNNNNNNNNNNNNNNNNNNNNNNNNNNNNNNNNNNNNNNNNNNNNNNNNNNNNNNNNNNNNNNNNNNNNNNNNNNNNNNNNNNNNNNNNNNNNNNNNNNNNNNNNNNNNNNNNNNNNNNNNNNNNNNNNNNNNNNNNNNNNNNNGGCAATATATATTAGATAAAGTATTTTTACATGATAAAATTTTATAACATATATattattagaaaaaaatttattcttcACATATAAGTCATTTTTCTATACAAGTCTATACAAATAATTTTATCATAATTCACTTCACACGCCTCTTAATTTAACTAACTTTTCAATCAACGCGAGAATATATAACTATCTTTTCCAAAAGAAGTTCGTTTATGTTTTTGAATTTTCTCAACATTTTTGATCTACGTTCTCTTCCATATCTGCATTTTCTGCGTTTCTCTTCGTATATGTTCTCTAtgtttttgaaatcaagttttaaaatcaattttgaacAGTTATCTCGTTAttgaaaataatgaataattcaagttcagattgtcaattgaaccagaacgaagttgattattgttttgaatccaatcaagtggctgatgAGATGTGAttcgattctagttaatgtttccgttagtagtttatgattctgtaggtgaataatgttatttttgtttgtgaaaattgttgttcatcgttgatggtttaaattgaatgtaatgtaagagttctgcattaaag is a genomic window of Arachis ipaensis cultivar K30076 chromosome B06, Araip1.1, whole genome shotgun sequence containing:
- the LOC107605714 gene encoding inactive protein kinase SELMODRAFT_444075 — its product is MMFREETVGSVSARHSATSTTGTRISASVNKVLVAVKAEKIISNTALAWALTHVVHSSDSITLLAVYSVEKSGRRFWNFSRLRGDCSSGIGAGKLPERISDISESCAQMVLQLHNQIEVRVKIKVVTGTPSGAVAAEARWSGSHWVILDKKLKQEVKHCMDELNCSIVVMNASKPKVLRLNLACSDELQTPFFSSASSPDIAIGKLKGRRLKHSTPVSSPEEPATSATRTIGVYSESSSDSMASLFQVYEQNPLYEGQGLHEKRAYKPINEPKEFNFDLEKDLGTHSIPYVSSDDNKDVFWIPENRVIQRTKSPTSKTLLENFMHCDQEMKRTNNELGFKQSQSRVYASNLGNRGNATIPMGRTSCIPPPLCSQCQNKAPVFGKPPRQFSYKEIEEATDMFSNANFLAEGGFGVVHKGILRDGQVVAVKQLKFGGSQADLDFCREVRVLSCAQHRNVVLLIGFCVEANLRILVYEYICNGSLDLYLHGDGNTPLDWNSRLKIAIGAARGLRYLHEDCRVGCIVHRDFRPRNILLTHDFEPLVADFGLARWHSEWNINTEQDRVVGTSGYLAPEYLEAGNLTYKVDVYAFGIVLLELITGRRISELEQFNGHSFLSEWFHPIRMLEADHILQNVRSLNPYLGFEASLEFNFELQAMARAASLCLRLDPDARPPMSKILRVLEGGDAVRPIGLDFNSVGNRSGHLSGLSSHTPHKGTISHSRRLSH
- the LOC107605715 gene encoding protein JINGUBANG: MAMRGDGEEATGVSRPPAGIHSERTPSADFLSDNELSMQSNTAASPMSPYYDPGRLSGEGSPLTMSPWNQTANSRFSKELCSQGGESTAQSALLGSLVREEGHIYSLAATGNLLYTGSESKNIRVWKNLQEFCGFKSNSGLVKAIIISGHKIFTGHQDGKIRVWKVNPKAPNVHKRAGTLPTLKDILKSSLKPSNYIEVRKNRSALWIKHSDAVSALSLSHCKTLLYSASWDKSIKVWRISDKRCMESIPAHQDTVNSVVCGVDGLVFSGSADGTVKMWKRETPSSRSTKCTKHTNAQTLLKQESAVTALTLDASFSTLYCGSSDGLVNFWDSNNNFAHGGVLKGHKLAVLCLAAAGTLVFSGSADKTICVWKKEGTIHTCVSMLTGHEGPVKCLAVEEDKEAKARGGERRWVLYSGSLDNSVKVWSVADVGGGDNQEQQRHHRMFSDSDSIPFAESVSSYSSSCRSNNRK